The Cicer arietinum cultivar CDC Frontier isolate Library 1 chromosome 1, Cicar.CDCFrontier_v2.0, whole genome shotgun sequence genome contains the following window.
TATCTTAATTATTTGTTTCTCACATACATATATACATGTGGAGGTTCTCTTTTCGGGTTCAATAGCTCTGTCTATTATATAATTAGTGATAGGgaggtttatttatttatttatttatttatttatttttataaaaaagaaacggtttttaatcttttaaattgaGAGAGTACATTAGATACAAACACAAATTCAACttcgttaaaaataaaaaggatggATATGCGAATATACTTACAATATCCAAGTTAATGCCATAAAACGACATAATTCTTACAGataataatttgacaaaatcaaagTGATCAGAATACTCATGTGTCCATATTTGCAGCGTTGACGACCTAATCATTAGTTGAATCAGTAATTTATCTAAATTGATGTGTCAATCTAAATCAAACGaacatcacaacaaaacaaaaaatcaaaggaACATCACACAAAGAACGAAAAACAAATTATGCTGGTATGTGACGACGAAATCACGAAAAAAAAACACGAACGAAAAATCTGATATGTGTGAAAACCACTTATTAAGATTATAACATGGGGACAAGAAGTAAATGATGATTTCAGATTAGGAAATTACCCAAAACCACCCATTTCTAGtgaattaagaagaaaaaattaggTAAGACTTAAACCTTCTAATGAATgaagaagacaaaaaaaacttagagcgaatcttatatatattatgttagataatatattattgggcttatatattattgaacttttatattatattaagggtaatttaatcttttgagactttaatttttatatcataCTATTGTATTGTATTATGTAATCTTGCTAGTTGAATGAACCCTAACTTCTTTTTTGTTATTCCACTTTTTCTATTATTCATATTGTTAATAGTTttgatatatgatttttttttaaataaaaaaatctaataaaaatagttattaaataaagaaGTTATAAAATATGTTGAGTTCGTTCTGCTAACTTGTTTaacttattattttagtttgagTGAGTTGAAGTTTTTGACCTTGCCAATCAAATTAATTCGTCCATCTTAACCAATTGAAAAAGGGGTGTAACGACGCAGACAAGTAGATATATGTATTCAATTTAAACGAGGCTTTATTCTAGTTTTGATTCGGATTTTTACTTGTTTACCATGTTGATTCCCTTAATTTAAAAGTTTCTTAGTTTTGGTCACTCTCTCAAATTTTTAGATGCAAATATCGTAATGtgacatgttttaaataatgtatcatataatatgataatgccgaattatttagataaattaattatttatattcatttattaaattacaaaagataattattactaaagttgaaaaatgaagcttttagaAGATTTTCTTTTAATATCGTAAGTGTTGTGATTATTCTATTAGATTTTATTCATGTCATTTTAAACCGATCATATCACAATTTTGTAGTCTAAattttagaagaagaaatcaaaattgtagaatttaaaaattacaagacaaaattcttaaacaaaataagagcacaaaaactacaattaaacttttaaaaatctctttatttttttaatttctaattttccGACTTGGTTATTTTTTCTCCAACCATTGACATGCTTTCTTGTAtcagttaaataaatttaaaatttcacttttcatttataataattgttaaattatattgaattttaatagattaatttaaatttattttattttgactgggatcaattcaattaaaaatatatttattttattttaatttgtatgccTAATAATAACATTAGGCCCATACGTCACAAAAGAAAACATATTATGATAATGAACATAAACATGATTGATAGTTTATCTTGTTTGATATATGTTCCAAAATATGCCCAAAAGATGGGATtttagcaacaacaaaaaaagaatcAACACATTGAAATTGTACCCCTCAATAAATTAGTCCCATGCTTAACTTGTCACAACTTCGGGTATATGAGAGATGCCTTTACCCAAAGATATTGAGGACGAGTACAATAGTCCCAATTCCCAAACAGCTTTAATCATGGAGGTATAGATAATGTCACAAGTAGAACATACTACATAGACCAACACCACCCATATGCTttgagaataaatttttttctaagaTTCTAAATGAACCTTCCTCTTTATCTAAGGACATTGCAGGAGAAAAAAAATCCCAGACTTTGTCTTGCTAACTTTTTGACCAAATGACCAATCTATCATTTCACTCTATATTGTTTTTCAACTCCTGATGAAATCCTTACGAGTAAGCCAAGACTCAAGGGACCACGAACTCAAATAGGCACCTGATCTCTAACCATAGAAGCAATAATTGTTTCACTTCACTCCACTTTAATAATATGacatagaaaaaatatataatttttatttaatattaatgtaaaattattttatactaatattttaaatatatatacttaaagGGTACTTGTTCGATGTATTGGCCATACATTATCACCCTTAAGgaattttttaatctattttattgtcattttatattaaCGTGTTGGATATAGTATGAAAGACTTCCTCTCGtcactattataaattaaaaaaatgttttgaattttgattacTAATAcgactaaaaattaattatttttaaattatttaatgttattgttcttaatatattctttatttaatttaaaaatatttaatatatgacACTAAAAATgactaatttaataaatttaatttatatttttacataaaaactaaaaaattaattatatttaactaacattttttaataattgtgaaagtaatttttttttgcttatatagTGAGGAAATAGAGTGCGTGACTTtgagtgaaaaataaaaaattaagtgcTGACAACATAAAGCAAATATTAAGTGCGTGACATAAAGCCATTTAttattcttggtaaaataaaacatttactattgttattaaaaaaataatttatatatttaacccatataatttttttttcataacaactaaattcattaaaattatttttttgtggtaattcaatattatttgtttttttttgtttgttatgatCATAGATATTATTCGTTTATATCTATTGGTATATATGTAAGGGTAAAGCTTTCAATTTGATAGGCCCCTAATTATTGGCTCCAGTCCACATATTGAAGGGgttaaaaaattttataatttaaaaggccctAAAAAACAAGGCCCCCACAGGTCCTCTACaattttgtgggcttagtgGGCTCATAGgccaacttatttaaaaaaaattgattttttttagaaataaagtttttcgatttttttaccgataaattttttttgataaaatatttttgattttttactataaaagatttttgattttttttgatataaatgatttatcttgttaataatttttttttacaaaattttttcgaataaaataaatttcgaaaattttttaagaaaaaatctcaaaattaacaaaatattggggacCTATAAACCCCCTAGAGCTCCCTCCCTTAGACCCTAAGAAATAAtgctaaattttataaaaaataatttgataggAGGTTTAATAttaaaggtttttaaaaaaaaaaattaaaagaacctTAGTGTTGGGGACTTTTTAACAGTTCTATCTAAAGGGCCACGTTACGACACTGATACCAATACATAAGCAGCCCACTTCATggcattttgaattttttaacataaCCGAACAACATATAATTTTCTGACgtatggtttttttttcttctaaattaacTTAAATCGCACCGAAAACGCCTTTATTATTGTATGTCAATAGAAAGAAAATCACGATGTGATGTGAgacatatattttgaaaaaatgaaaaaagtttTCAATCAAGACAAAAGTCAGGTTGACCAATGATATTACTTGGTGACATACTATTCGTGTCAAGCCATTTTCTTCTATATATTATGTATTAAAAAGCTAATTATGTACATTCAAATGGTATATTTAACCAAGTCAATATTCTTTTGCAAATTTAATTCAactattgattttataaaacttgacattttaaaagttttaaattttttgaattataatttattagattatataaaatgaaaaaattattcttttcatAAATcatacaaatttattaaaattaactattaattttttaattttatatttaatatcaaattttattatttttttatatattttattacatttcaattttatttattttaaattatattaattttataagagcAACATAGTAAATTATTGTTCTTATGATATCTTgttaatttctaattcagttTATATTCaggataaaaattataattataaatataagataTCATAAAATTCAGATATACTTTATTATAtcacattaatttattaaatactaaattgaaacaagatttgataaatatatcatatattgtCGTATACTATGTCCATCAAACAAACTATATctctaaaaaactaaaaatatattatttttataaaataagagaCCGAAAATAGACAACATTttaataatgattaaaattgaAAGATTTGTAATTTGATAAAgactataaaaaaatgtaatccTGTTATCAATTCTCTTTTACTTTAGTCCTTGAGAATctttttttcatcaaaataattgAGGTATATAGTAAACTTGAGgtataaaataatgtttatatGTTTAAAAACCAAACTTATTGTCAGTATTTCcatttctaaatttaaattagtttttaccAGCATGTTGTCATATACTAGTATATTACAATATTGTGATTTATACTCCAAACTTGTTGCAATTACAAAACTTGTGATATACTCACAAGACTTATCGTTGAAGCACAAATTCGATATTGTACCACTATAAGGGATATATACTCCTAAGCTTTTTCCCAAGTTGTTTGGTTagttaatacattttttttaataatcactTTGTTAATTCAATTATGTTATCAATTTAGCATATCCTCAATGGAGGATAAGAGAGAGTTGATTGAAAACTTGCCCTTGGACTGATCAACAAGTCCAACATTGATTCCCTCGATTTTATCTTGGTTCCGTCTTGTATATTACTCATGAAACTGCTTTTTAATACAggttactattattttttatttattttttaattagagaagagcaaaaattattattaattagagTAATTCTAATAACCATTTTCCGATTGACACTGAAGATATTTGAATTATGTTCTTTAAATTACAGAGCCAAACTTTTATCTAACACCTTATGGACAGTTAATTACTCATGAGAATTCACTAAACTAAAAAGTTTGTAGATAATTTGTAATCATGTttctaaactaaaaatatttatttggatAGTTTGAAACGAGTTGAACGGAGCATACAgtgaaataaaatagagtagaatgaaacaaaataaaataaatattccaATTCATATTGAGTAGTTTATAATGTATCTGAACAAAGTTatcatttcattattttaaaaagtaaacaaaatgaaacaaattatatattcttaCACCATCATGtagaataaaaatcaattatttttttattaaaataattaaaaatttattgtttttttataaacaaatgttaataaattagttgttatgttagtttttttaatttgaacttAGAAACTCCTACTTGAAACTCTTTGGGTGTTTTTCAATTTATCAGcttattaaatgtatttattctattttattttaaataattcaaacaCTAGAATATAGATCAATTTCATTTCAATCTTATACCCATCGATTCAAACATACCCTTAAACAATTTCAGTTTTTTAACACAGTTATAGTCtttatatttatctaaaattacaaatttcggtccatcaATGTCTAATCatatatgattatatatatGGTCTCCTCTTTTTATAAATTACATGCATCATCTTGGTTCTTTTCTGAAACAATTGTCGTGTGGGTAGTTTTTAACTTTTCTAAACTGACATTGAAACATATTTAAGGGAACATAAACAGTGCTTTAAAACTTATACaaatcaaaaatgaaaatgaaaagattGAAGGTATTGCACACATAGAGCTGCCAAAAAAGCCTTCAATTCTAACGCTTctctaagtttatttttttattaaactcttAATATTAGACtttcaatcaaaataatttttttaaaattttagtctaTTATTTCATGGGTTTAAGGGAGGGAGCTTATAGGCCTCAacattttgttaaatttgagattttttcttgaaaattttttaaatttattttattcaaaaaaatattaaaaaatatttttttctcaaaaaatcaaaaaattttattgaaaataatgaaaaaaatttattgaaaaaaaatcgaaaattttTTATCAGTGAAAAAAtcgaaaaattttatttttcgaaagaaaaaaaatcgattcattttttaaaaaagttcacCCTATAGGCCCACTAAGCCTACAAAATTTTAGGGAGCTTTTAGTGTGGAGACTTTGTATTTTGaggccttttaaattataaatttttttgacccCTCTAACATGTAAGTCATGACCACTAATTAAGAgacttgtcaaattgacagctctatgGACACATATGGCTTTGATACTAAATATTAGAAACAAGcttcattttatttgaattcctataaaaaaaaaaaagtagaactctataataacaaaaatatcgGTAAACTGAATAAAAATACAATGCAGTGGAATGATGTCAAAGACGAAATAAACAGAATAACAAttagaaaatttctaaaatagcaATTCATAcctttattgtttttttaaaaatgcgTTTCAacaatagtataaaaaaaataataatgattataatacctcaattttgtccaaataattaaaaattattataagcgattaataattaaaaattattattagcgGTTAATATAAGAAGGAAAACTAAGAAAGTCTAAGGTATTGTTTTCATTTTGGTAGTTGTATTATGTAATATatgaaatcaaataataatgaaaaatgaaatttgttgtgaGATAGAAATGATGTCTTAATGTAAGAAAGATCGAACTAAGAACACAAACAAAccttttggtttttttttcctcttctccTATTTTCCTATGTGCTTTCTCTTttggggtttttttttttaattgacagTTTCTGCAGCATGTGTTTGCCTTTCCTTTTGATTAggtttagtttttattattattattattattattattattattattattattattattattattattattattatatattacttttcagtttgatttatttttatatatttattaattatctgttgattttttttttatgattacctataaaatttatttttttggattttaacGTCATTAGTCCATTATAAGCTTTATATTTTTAAccttaattcatttttattattttcaaataagtcttattttatatattaaattcaattaattttataataaatattaaatctgctaaatatatagagaaatttttctattaaaaactAATTGGATGTATTGTCTTTTAACCTATTAGTTGTCAGGACACAAGTTGTATATGTTGATGGttctaaaattcatttttataaataagataatttaaaatcattttttttaaattgattatttagaTGTGACACTTTATTTGTGTTGTTAAGAcacaaattaaactatttgttggtattgaaactcaatttaaaaataaaaaaaataaaatattcttaagaggattaatttagatgtgacatctttttactccttgagttttgagacacgagttatacaattcgatcgtcttaaaattcatattttaaaataattattcaaatcaacaAGTTTTCGTTATGTTtcgtcaaaattaactttttttaaataacaaaatacaatttatttaaaagctatcaacacatccacattttttaccaagaactacgtagctttgatttctcaatcgctccgggagatacgtaggagcaagatcactcttgtcaagcacaataataaaaaactttttCTTACTCTTTTTATAACAcgtttttatctcaaaaaaattatatttataaaaaataaatttatatccatatttaataataaagagaaataaatatatttaagctgatataattttgcacaattaattataggtagcCGTTTTTAGCGGATGTCGttttccctacgcataatcgactcctgaactcaaaatctggtttcaaagaccattttttatttatttatttatttatttatttattttatatatttttaaggattttccaatattttccctattttaaaataaattttggtggcgactccattgaattcgagcaAAACTCGAAAatttaggccgcgacagctggcgactccactggAGACATTTCGAGAGTCAAGCCTAAAAATCAACTgtgcataattttttaacttttttctatatttatttgtttttcattttcattttctttgtgttttttatttcttaataagtattagttgacattataatattctttagcctagtagattatttattttattttattttatgttatttatttatctatttattttgtatatgtatatatgttttgttagtattatggatttattgaattatgtttattcATCACCTACACTTTTTTTAAGACATGCACgtatgagtggaaccttatacccgggtttgaacaaaacttaagcttAGTTTCGAGATTGCTTAGTGGTAGTCTTCTAGATGTACATtatgtttggttagcatgaagatctcacctagagttcGATCCTATTGAGGTTATTGTCActtcaaatagtttacctattgttgttgacaatattctaaaataggattattgactctaggaaccgtgtttagaaccatagagtctcccttgtgagagtttcactacataaggcAATAGATCCTTTCATTGTAAGAATAtctataaaaaccaaaaaattatctcatatattcaagacattatatatgtatattagtttcattcatatctcatgacattttttttctctctttcattcatattttgtgagaaaaataaacaaaatatcgaaaataaaaaaaaatcaaaaaattttatcgaaaataataaaaaaaaattattgaaaaaaaatcgaaaattttGTATCAgtgaaaaattttatttttcgaaagaaaaaaatcgattatttttcttaaaaagtggGCCTATAGGCCCACTAAGCCTACAAAATTTAGGGAGCTTTTAGTGTGGAAACTTTGTATTTTGAggcattttaaattataaatttttttgacccATTCAACATGTAAGCCATGACCAATAATTAAAAgatttgtcaaattgacagctctatgCACGCGTATGACtttgatattaaatattagAAAGCTTCATTTTATTTGActtcctataaaaaaaaaaaaagtagaactCTATAGTAACAAAAATATCGGTAAACTGAATAAAAATACAATGCAGTGGAATGATTTCAAAGACGaaataaacataataacaattagaaaatttctaaaatagcaATTCATacatttattgttttttctaAATGCGTTCCAACAACagtataaaaaaacaataatgatATTCAAACACTcactttttctaaatttataatgtttAGTTAATCAGAGtggaatatataattaaataatttatgattaaaattgtgattaattcatctatatatttaattataattttaaaagtgatataaattaatcataattttacAACTTAATTGGGTGTGAGGTGTAGCAAAGTAGGGAAAATTGGGAAACATTTTGGTATAAAAAATTGTTGCACAAGTggatcattttataaaaattgtatgGTCATTTTATATACCTAAGAATCTATCttatataattgaaataaagagATGACATTTCATATAGTTTCGcgtgaagaagaaaaaaataagattcCTTTTATTGCATCTATAAATAGGTTTTGGGGTGGTAACAATAAGATCATagaaatacatcaaaattaaaactaagaGTAGATAGCAATCTTAAAGTAAGGTAAGGATGTCATCTCGTCTCATAAAAAACCTCCTTGCAATGCTTGAAGCTGAGGAAGCAGCCGAAGGTTCCAAATCCTCCAACAATGGTACATCTCACGCATTTAACAACCACGGCAACGGAGAACAAAATTTCTCCGGTGCAAAAATCAACAGCGGTGCTAATTCTGGTGACCGAAACAGACACCGCACCAACAACAATTACCATGGCCGCACTATAAATAACAGTGGTACTGTTAATGGTCATGGTAATGGAGGGTTTGTTGATGGTAACTTTGACGCATCTACGAAGAACtacaaatattaattagttCTAAGTATTTGATCATATATGTCATAAGTAATATATATGATCTATCATATTGTGATGTATGTATTCCTAGTATAATAATGAAATTGGAACTATATATATTCAGTTCCAATGGTTCATGACTTATTGTTGTTGTATAGGAGGTTCAAAATAGAGACATCTAGTCGCTATAATAAatcttcatatattttattagagaaaTGTTTAATCTTATTAATGTTTGTTCAaatcatagttttaaattgtCATAGGTGCATATTAGACTCAAATCGAGGCACTACTATGTGATGGGTTAACTCCTTGGTCTCTCCCTTATATCTCGTTTACACTCATATTAGTCCACTAGATTTTTGTCATATTccctattttatatttttcttttgttaaccTCTACTACTTACAAATAGACAACTAggaaatttaatcaaaaatggAAGTTTGATTTGATTGATCACCATAGAATTTTTATTACAAGTTGATAGTTTCTACTCTCTATAGATCAATTCAGCCGTCTAATTGTATTAACAACCAAAGtagtttttatgttatttttcattGAAGCATGCGTTACTTTTTGGACTTGAATTCCCCCAAATGCAGCTATATAGACTATAGTGCAACATTAGTAGAGACATTAATGGTTTACATGACTACTATATTTGCAATTGAGTTGTAGGGATCTCTATAAACATTGTCTATGTAAATATGATTATACTCTTTACGTCTAAATTTtagactaaatatatatatatatatatatatatatatatatatatatatatatatatatatatttttttttttttttttttttttttttNNNNNNNNNNNNNNNNNNNNNNNNNNNNNNNNNNNNNNNNNNNNNNaaaatatatatatatatatatatatatatatatatatatatatatatatatatatattttttttttacttacttTTTCTTATGGTTGAGTATGGAATATACTGCAATtaagatgatgaagatgttactccaatttgtaaaaaaaaaactttcattCTTAGTCGACTTTTGTTATAAATTTGCGTAACATGTTTCATCACTCAGTACCACAATATTGGACTATTGTTGACAATAATCATTCCACAATCTTAGATAAAAACCAAAAAGGATCATATTAATTTGAATGGATTAGATATTATTGTAATAGTCGTTGTGATGTAATTTAGATGTTACTTGATGAATTGaagatgtaattttttttttgaataatcaattataaaaaggatttttcgacattgttgatgtttttaaacataaatgattaaatttggcacgaaaaaaagacaaatttaacacaaaaacataaataatatatttaaaactttatattAAGTTACAAGGGCATATATGTTATGATGGACCGATATCTTTCATAAGTGGTCCATCGTAGACTGCATTTAAAAGTCACTTGAAACATTAACAAAGATCGATAATATTTATCTGATGTATAAGTTGTCggaaattttttagaaaaaaaaaaagtgaacgGTCTTTCTAGTATATTTACGACATCTAAAACAATAACTCGATCCATATAAGTACAATAAAAATTAGGAAAAACAAATTTGCCACTTAAAATTTAACTTGTCGAATCGACACTAATCACATCACCGTCTTAACAGTAAAGACATAGAGAGTCGTTAACTCATACTTCTAAGAATTGTTCCATAATTATTAGAGTTTTAGTGTTTTGAAACATGTTATTCAAATGGACCAATATACtccatataataaaatataaataaaatagtagctgaaaattaaatatatatctaattaaaaattaaaatcaaatatattaattttttaattatcttttttataaaatttactcGTTAAATAACCCATTGTAGTGTTGTCAAAAGCTAGCAAGTAAGGGTGTATATAGGTTGAGTTGGGTTGTTTTAGGACAAATCCGATATCCGAACGAGTCaattttatttgggttgggTTGAGTTCTCAACCCATGATTTTTTCATCGAACCCGAACCAAACCAACCCGGTTATGAGCGGATTGAGTTGGATTGGATTCGcagataattaatatatatatatatatattaaaaattaaatataattgaacttaaatatttgaacatctaaaaaataataaaactatatcgaaatatattatttaatatttaaaatatatccaCAAATACAACaaaacacttaaattaattaaatttgcaacaaattttcaattacaatccaacaactatatatatatatatatcacagcATGCAGGTTGA
Protein-coding sequences here:
- the LOC101514828 gene encoding uncharacterized protein, translated to MSSRLIKNLLAMLEAEEAAEGSKSSNNGTSHAFNNHGNGEQNFSGAKINSGANSGDRNRHRTNNNYHGRTINNSGTVNGHGNGGFVDGNFDASTKNYKY